The DNA segment ATGGCTTTTCCTGCCGTCGGCAGTATAAGAGATGTACCAGGTACGCCTGTTGTCCATGGCAACGTAGAGACACAGCCCTCTCAGGCCGGTGTCGTTTATCCATCGGGATTTACCCTCTGGCGCTACAGTCTGAAAATTCCCCTGCGTCAGCTTGATTGACATCGTTATTCAGTCCTTCCCCTGTTTTTTGTTCCCCCTGTTGGTCATCGTTTTCGAGTTTTATAAGTCTGCTGCTGCTTTTTCTGGTGTTCTTCCTCTTTTTTCCGTTGGTCTCTCCTTGGTCAATTTTTATTATAAAATGGTGGTTAATTGAAAGTCAACGGTAGATAACAGTTAAAGGGTAAAAACAGTATTCGCAAACAGTTATGTCTAAAAATCCATTAAGGGGAAGGTGTTATTTTATGGGTATTATGAAAGTCAGCGTTCCGCGATAACGAATGCCCTTCCATTCGGGATATCGAGCTGCGTCGTTGTATTCCGGTTTGTTTTTCGGGGCGGAGCCGTCCAGGTATTCGCACCCGATCACCCACGTACCGGGACGGTCGGGTATGAACGTGACCCGCCCCGAAGCGTCGGTAGTGGCGTGAATGTATTCGTTGTTGCTTTCTTCTCCCTCTTCCGGCTTTTCGGGAAGCGGCGCTCCGTCATAAGTGGCGGATACCACGGCTCCGGCGAGGGGAGCGCCTCTCAAAAGAAACTGGAAGGTAACGGCCTGTCCCGAGGAGACCGGACCGGTGTCGGCGTCCTGTACGACTTCGAGAACATTTTCGTCTCCAATCCGGGCCGTGGCCGACATGTCGGCGGTCCAGTTCAGCAGGGTTTTACCGAACGCCACTGTCGGGCGGGTTCCACTGTTGAAATCGAACCGAAACGCAACTACAGCCGTTCCGGGCTTTTCGATTTTCACACTCGCCGTATCGAACAGTGATTTGCCGGGGGCGTTCCTGTCGGCGGGAGAAAAAGAAAGGGGCGTCGAACTCCCGTCGGCGAACCGAACCTTGCCCGTCATCGTCGCATGGCCGCCGGCATGGCCGGCGTCAAGCAAATTCTCGACGGAGTAGGCATATTCGATGAGTGGCTCGGCAAGGCCCGCCCTGATGTTGACCGTTTCTCCAGTTGACGCGGCGAACTTATCCGGAGCCGCCACGGGAAGATGAGCCGCCGCCGGGCGCGCCGCAGTAACTGAAAAAACTGAAAACAGCACTGCGATAGAAAAAAACTTCGTTACGAAATTTGAGAACATCTGAATCACCTCCGAAATATATTTGATTAATAAAACATTTTAGTACCAGAATTTTTCCTGTCAAGACGTTTTAATGATCAATAAATCACGAATTATAGACTTGATCTTATCGTCATGATGTCGCAGCGCGAAGATAATATAAGTTTTATCAGACTAATTTACAGACAGTTATCAGGCAGAACGCGCATAGACAATCCCTGCGCTGGAGTACAG comes from the Synergistaceae bacterium genome and includes:
- a CDS encoding DUF4198 domain-containing protein; protein product: MFSNFVTKFFSIAVLFSVFSVTAARPAAAHLPVAAPDKFAASTGETVNIRAGLAEPLIEYAYSVENLLDAGHAGGHATMTGKVRFADGSSTPLSFSPADRNAPGKSLFDTASVKIEKPGTAVVAFRFDFNSGTRPTVAFGKTLLNWTADMSATARIGDENVLEVVQDADTGPVSSGQAVTFQFLLRGAPLAGAVVSATYDGAPLPEKPEEGEESNNEYIHATTDASGRVTFIPDRPGTWVIGCEYLDGSAPKNKPEYNDAARYPEWKGIRYRGTLTFIIPIK